CGCGTATAGGCACAATGAGACTTATGAGAAAAACAGGAGCTCCCACATAGTTCATGAGCCAGGTGAGCACGGTTTTAGGGTTGCTAAGTGTATCACCCAGTTTTGTAAAGGTGTGTGTAAAAAGTATGCTAAAGTAATTAGTAGCAACATGCTTACAAGCCTCATCCGTAATGCCTTTGCAAACACGCTCATCTCTTTCATTATTTAAATACTTGTAGAGTTTATTAAGGGAAGAAGATGGCATAAGACGCACTAAGATAATTAGATGATATCAAACGTTAAATATACGTTTATTATGCCTTCCAATCTTTATAGACAGTAGTTGTGGGGTTATTACGCTTTCGCGAAAGCGTACAACTATTGAGAATCCTGTACTTAAAAGAAATGTAGTCTTGTAAGTTGGTATGAATGAATATCCCAAATATGCCATTGTAATCAATGCTATGAGAGCGTCTTACCTAAGATTATGCGGTCGCCTCTGTCTTTAGTTGTAATCTGGTCAACATATTCCATATCAAGCTTCTCTAATACTCTTCTAGATGCTAAGTTGTGCGGACTTACAGTGGCAATGATCTGGCTTAGTTTTAGGGTGTCTGTTACGTATGAAATCCAGTGATGACCTATCTCCGTTGCAAAACCTTGTCCCCACTGACTATCGTTTAATATAAAGCCAAATTCGCAATACTCGTTATCTTGGTATTTGATTTTATGAATACCAGAAACTCCTATAAAACGATTGCTCTCTTTTAATATGACGCACCAGAAGCCAAATACAGGCTCTTGCTCGTTTATAAAATCTGTATAAAGTAAGGAATCAAATTCGCTTCTAGTAAAAACGCTGCCTTTTAGTGTAGATGCCATAACCCGATTATTAGTGCAAAACATATCTGCAGCATCTTCTAGATGTTGTGGAGATATTGGCTCAAACCTTAGTCTGGTAGTTTCTAGCATAAATAATAATCAAAGTGTGGGGAGTGATACTTGTCTTTAATTTTAGCTTAGAAAAAGTAAATAACAGTTTATCACACATTAAATATACAAGAATTTATGGTGAAGCATACGCTTTCGCGAAAGCGTAACAGCCATTGAAATATCTATAAAAAAAACAAGCTTTTAATACAATCACGGGCTATAAAACTATAGCGAGAGCCAAAGGTTTACATTGGCATAGATTGAATTAAAAGCTTGTAGTAAGTGACTAGAACGCTAACTGCTTAGTGCAGCTTTTTTATTCTAATGTCTTATTCCTCATCTTCATCCTCTTGGAACTTGAATTGGTGCGCTTGCTCTAATTTGGCTAGCTGCGTTAACTCATTCAAGTAGTTTTGTTCTTGAATAGAAAAGGTAGTCATCATTTTTGAGGAACCTCCTGATATGATGAATGTAATTATTTCATCAATAAGATTAACGATTTTGTCAAACCATTTAGGCAGTTTGATACCAATTAAATCTATAATCGCGTAGATTACTTTTTTGATCTCCTTTATGATTCTATCAAGGCCAAGTTTTCCAACTAGAGATCCTATGTTAGGGAACATCCCTTTTGCATTTTTGGCAAGTGATACTCCTGAGCTTATTTTCAAAACTTCTAGTACATCGCGTTCTTGTTGTTTTGATGATTTTTTTGCACTCTCTCTAATGAATTGATTGAGTTCAAAAATTTGATTATTAAGTGATGGAGCAAATGATTGTATCACCGCTTTTTCATCTTCGTCCTCTGCATTTTTTAATGCGTGCTCGGTGATTCCGGATACTAAGGTTTCAAATTCGCTCAAAAATTGTTCAAGAGCGTTGTCTGATTTTTTTGTTTCTGTAGGCATGTCAAAAGTTTTATGATTTATATTGACACAAAACTATCTTTAGAGCAATGATATGCAGTTAGTTAATTGCTCAACTTCATTGAGCGTAATCTTCCTTTATACAACGTGAAACAACTATTGGTTTAATAGGTTGATTGATTAGATGGTGGTTTTGAGGTATGGCAAAGTGTTAGATTTTTCAATCAATAGCTTTTTAAACATCTGTAAGCTCTGAGTTCCATTTTAAAATTTCAAACACTCCCAAGATCAAAATCGTCATAATAATACCTTGTAGGAATATTATTCCAATACTAGATGCAATGACCTTTATAATTTGATTGTTTTGATCTTCAGGCATATAATTACTGTGAAATGTAGTTGTAATGATTACAAATCGCTCAAAGTACATGCCGCTTTTCATCGCAAAAGCGACCAATAGCACATACCAAAACTTTGATGCTAATTTCTGAACGAGTAGGGTAAGGGGTAAAATTAAGGCAGATAGAAACATTAACCAATAAGCCCATGCATAAGGGCCAGTTGCTCTGTTGATAAACGCATATTCTTCAGGGTTATTAGTAGTTGCCATCCCAATTAGATAAAAAGTCCATGTGATTACTGTATAGATGATAATTATCCAACGTATTACATTCAATGTTCTTTTAACTTCAAATCTCTGTTTGAATATGAGTTTGATAAAAAGCAAAGTCAGAATCATTGGAATCAAACAGTTGATCACATTTGCGTCAACTATTTCAATAAGTCGTTTATATAATTCCATATGTACTATTTGAGGTGGCTAGTGATCTCTCTCAATATTTTAGATTTTAAATAATTTTATGTTGATTATCGCATCCAGCCTTCAATGATATAATTTTTTTGAGCGATTTTCTTCTCTTCATTTGTATCATCAGGAATAAACCAAAGCTCAAACCTTGCTCCATATGGTTGACCCCAGTCTCCTTCGTAAATGGTGAAATCATCTTTAGAACTATACTTTTTAATCTTTCCTTGTGTGTTTTCTATTCTTATACTTGACTCATTCATAACACTCGAAGATGAAAGCAACATTTCCTGAGTAATTTTATAAACCTTTAAAAAGACAGTTCCGCTTTGATCTGATTGTATCCATAGGTCATACTCATATAGCCCTGGTTGATATGAATTATAGAGTTGGAAATTGATATTGCTAGATAAAATTTCTCCACTATTCTCATGTTTTATTAGTACTGGAGGAGTATCGACTCTTTCATTAAGTGGTTTTTCAAGTAGTACATTATCTGGTAACTCAAGGTTGTCTGCAAATGAGTCTGTAGGTCCATATAGTGAGTTAAAAGAAAATACTAATATGGCTATAAAACTTAGGATAAGTACAGATAAGCAAACATTCAAAAAGCCAACAAGCCTTCTATTATTGAATATTTGAATAACACCTCCTAGAAATAGTACTACAACTCCAAAAATCAAGAAGAGCTTAGGAGGAAATACGTCAATCCCAATGGTAGCAAAGAATATAATTACCGATGCTATAAAAATTAATAGAGGCACCCACCATTTTTCGATAGTGTATTTCTTTATGAAGGTATTCATTGGTGGTATTACTCTAACATGTTATAATAAAATCTTTATGGATTTATTTTGACGGCATTTGAATTAGAAAACTCAATATTTTTCATGAATTATTTTTTGTTTGCTTAATTCAACGTATCCAGTTCAGACCGTAAATTACTTATTGCCTGCCTTTCATATTTATCTCTAAAGAAACTAGTTTTAAATATGGAATCTAATTCAAGGATATGACTAAGCACTTTTTTCCGTCCTTTTTTGTACATAAAATCAGGATAGATTTTATACTCTTTCCTAATATCTTGGGAATATTTAGTGTATTCATTTGCACTCTTACCTAAAATAGATAGATCTAAATCTAAGAGAATATTTATGTCATTATCAGAAGACAGTTGGTGCTCTTTTGTAGCTTCAATCTGCTCTACGCATTCCTTTATCGGTTTAAAAGAGGTTGCAGAAATTCTCTTTTTAAAAACCAGCGCGCTTTGATGTTCATTATCACTTTGAGTTGCTTTGTAAACGATGTCGTGGTAATAAATGGAAAATAGTAAAGCGTCTATGTTGTTAACTTGAGATTCAACATGATCCAAATCAGAAATCATGTTTTCTAAATGTGAAAGATTATGATAGTGACGAGATTTAGATGAATAGCTTTTTTCTATCTCGGTCCAACATTCTAAGTTGTAATTGTTGTCATTAGAATACTTTTCTATAAGATGTAGAAATTTTTCTTTTAGCATCTTCTTATTCTATTTATTTCAAAACACTCCAAAAATAGCAAACTGTGTTTTGTCGATACTTATTATTATCAATATGTTGCTTTAATATACAAGTAATTATAGTGAATCATACGCTTTCGCGAAAGCGTAATAATTACACAGGAATCGTTTTTTCAACTTCAACTTCAATTTCTACTTCAATTTCAACAAACCCTACCCACCAATCAATTCATAAATATTATCGTCATTGATCGCCGAAATAGGCAATAGCTTCTTATCTAAAGTCGTTGTTTTCTTCTTACCGATGGTCGACACTCTTTTACCTTCTATAAAGTTGGAGCTTATGTTACCAGCACCATCTTTTGCAGCGTTGCCGTAGTTGTTATATTCGGAGCCAATGAGCATATAGTCGTTGTATGTTTTATCATATTTGATTTTCAACTCATAATCATGTCTCATCGATTCGTGCTTCACACTGATTACATTTGCTCTGGCAACTTTTATTCTTCGGTTAGGGTTTACATGTAAAAAGGCTGAAGTTAGATTACCGGTTTGGCTTTTGAGTATAAAGGAACCATCACTTTGTCCTTCAAAAATCGCCAGTCGTACATCTTTACTGTTAGCGTAATCTCTGTCGTTTTTTCCGCTGGCTAGTAATACCGCATAATCAGAAATACCGTCTTTATTAAAATCTGACATGACCTTGTTGAGCTCGTTTCTAGAAATCACAAGTTCGTAATCACTTGGGATAAAGTCATTAAAACGCTTGATGTTACTTTTAACTTCCTCTATGGATTTTATGGTGGGTTGTACAACTTCCTTTTTTTCTGGAAGCTGCTCTTTCTTTTCGGTGTTGTTACATGAAATTAATACGATTGAAAGGAGTAGTAGTGTTAGTCTGTTCATTGGTTTGGTAATCTAAGGTTGTAAATGCTGTTACTGGGTTATTTTAATACTAGGCGTTGCTGCTAGATTTGCTACTTTGAAATTGCTTTTTGCACTTCAAGAGGTCTATCGGTTGCAAAAACATCAATACCAAGCTTCACCCATTCTTTATAGAGTACATCGCCTCTTGCTTTGGATTTTTTATCGAGGTTACCTAGAGTTCCTAGCATACACATCACTCCTTTTTCATGCAACTTGGCATATAATGATGGATCTGATGCTATAGTTCCCGTAAAAGCGACCATATTTTTCCATGGAATGCCAGAGCTAGCAGCCGTATCAAACTCTTCCATATTTCTAATGGTAACAGAAAGTACAACCTCAGGGTTTAACTTGTAAAGTTGCTGTGCCGTTTCCATGGAGTAAGTAATAATCACCGATTGCGCTAAGGCATCGTTGTCCTCTATAAAACGAAGTACAAGTTCTGGATCAACGCTGCGCTTAATGTCAACCGTGAGGATGGCGTTTTCCTTTTTTGCCCAGTCTAACACATCCTTAAATAATGGGATTTTATAATTAGTAATGGTGTCAAAATCATCTTTCAGGTGGAGTTGTGAGAGTGTTGCCCAATCTTTTTGATCTACTCTTCCAGAGCCTGTTGTTGTTCTTTCCAGCGAACTGTCATGCATAAGAAATAAAACATCGTCTTCACTACTTGCCACGTCAATTTCAAACAACGCGTTTGGAATAGACTCTTTGATGTATTTCATGGTTTCTAAGCAGTTCTCAGGGTAGCCTGCATAACTCTTACCACCGCGATGCGCACTGATTAAGGTCTCGCCATTCTCAGTATAACTGAAGAACTCTTGTAGCGTATTTGTCTTCTCTGTAGCCGGATTGCATCCTGCAATAAGAATTCCAACTAGGAGTAGGGGAAGTAGTAGTTTTTTCATTGGTGTGTTTCCTTTAAGATTTCTCAATAATCCTGGATAAGTACGTCGGTTGGGATGTGTAATGTAGTGTTTAGGTTTCTTATCATTTCCAAAGTGAGCTTGCGCTTTTTATTCATTATTTCACTCACTCGACTTTTGAAACCAATCATTTCTACTAAATCCTTTTGTTTCAATCCCATCTGTTCCATTCTAAAATTAATGGCTGAAATTGGGTCAGGCATTCCAATCGGAAAATTCTCTTTTTCGTAGTTGTCAATGACAATGGCAAGAATCTCTAGTTCGTCGCCTTCTTCAGTTCCCATTGTTGCATCAAAGAGGATTTCTAAACGTTCAAGAGCCTTTTTGTAATCTGCCTCGTTTCTAATAGGTTTTATATTCATCTTAAATTTCGTTTGCGTTAATTTTGTCATATTCAGCGTGCGTTCCTATAAAACGAACCCATGCAAGTTGGTATTCAAAATTAAATTTTACAAGGATTAATTTTTGATTGTGATGAATGGTTTGTTAGTTGCTTGGTAATAGTAAAGTCTCGTATAAGCCTTAGCGAGCGTAAATTATAAAATTACTTTTTAAATAAAACTATGGCTACTCCAAAAGCTTATTAATCTCTTTTTCAATCGTATTTGAGCCGTCAGTAAAGCCTATGAATGATCTTACGATAATACCTTCTTGATTAATTAAAAAGCTATTAGGAATAGCGGTAACGGCATATTTTGAAACATTATCACCTTTCATTCCTTGTAAATCGGAAATATTAAGCCAATTGATATTATCCTTTTCGCTTGATTGTTTCCAGCTCTTTTTATCAGTGTCAAGGGAATAACTTATGAGAACAAAATCGTCTTTGCTATATTTTTTAATTAACTCAGGAAACTCCTTTTTGTTTTGTAAACGGCAGGGACGACAACCAGCTGCCCAGAAATCTAATAAAATTACTTTTCCAGCATAGTCAGAGAGTTTGTGTTGTTTGCCTTCTAGATCTGTCCCTTTGATGTCTCTAAAGCTATCTCCAGCTTTGATATCAATCGCTTTTGTGTAGGTCAGTAACTCCTGACCCTTTATTGAGTTTGTATTGATTGTATCTAATTTCTCATAAAAGAGTAACAAGCTATCTTTTGAGATTTGTTTTTTCTTGTATAGTAGTTCCGTCAAGGCCATTTGGTTATTGGCATTAGCGTAGAGGAAGTCTACTTCTTTTTGAAACCTATTAGATGTATCGCTGTCTTGAGATAGAGCGTTATATACGGTATATAGATCTGTTTGCTCAGAGCCTGTTACTTTTGCATTAAGGAAGTCTGAGTACTCTCCTATAACAGACATATTGGTATTTTCTAAAAAGAAGTACTTGTATGGTTCTAGTGGCTTACCGTTTTTATCATAAAAGTTCAAATAAGAAAGCGATGGTAGCGCTACTGTTCCAGAAAAGTCAAAGCGTTCATTAACCGCAAAACCTGAGTCTATATCCTTATCAATATCTCTATTGTAAAGAACAACTTTAGTGCTGTCAGGAAAATTTTTGGCTTGTACTGATAGGTTAAAACTATCAACTTTTGTTGCAGTCTTGTCATTCTTACAAGAAACAGACAACAAGAACACCGATACAATAACAAAGAAGATTCTCAAGAGGATGGTTTTAAATTTGGTTGCAACTGGCTTTTCTTTCCGCAAACTTGCTAGCGTTGGCGTGAAAGCTCTTTTAAATTTGTGAGGCACGAGCAAACTTTAAATGTGCTTGAACAAGCGTTGGCTTTTCCATTACATTAAACCCACCTTCTTCTTAGGCTTTGATTTGGCAGACTTACCTCTATTTATTCTTCGGTCAGACATTTTTTTCCAAATGTTCCTAAATTCTATCGTTTCTTCTAATGAGAAACCATAATGGTCAATTAGAACTGCCTTATCTACAATGTCTAACACTTCTTCAATTCTATCCTCACGAATTAACTCATCAATAAAGTTTACATCAATTCCGTGTTCTTCAACAACAGGAATGAGCAATTCTTCAATTTCAGAGGGTTCAAAAGTCATAACACCACCACCATAACTTCTTCCAGTGACTTCAGAAAAAGCAAATGTTAGTGAGTTTAAAAAACAAACAACTATGCTTTCAGGACTAAATTCGTCTGATAAGAACCTTACTCGATGTATTGTATCCGTTGAAGAAGCTTCAACATGATTAAGCACCAATTTCGGGTATCTGTTTACTTGTCTCAAGGCAAAACCTTGAGGAATCCATAAAGAAGGAGTGATATACCACTTCTTTCTAATTCTACATTTATAGCCAGTATGAAACTCTTTTTCTTCACCGTATTTAATATACCTTTTACTATTCTTATCTAAGTTTTTGAACTCAGTGTTCTCTGGTAAAAAGAGTTTATTAGGTAAATCTTTTTTAGCATTTTCATCAAAGTCTGAATCGTTGAAAATGATACCTGATAATTGATTTGACTTGCTGACTACTTTTGTTGTAACATCTTGTAGCTTCCATTCAGCAACTTGAGATTTCTTTAGCATAAAGAACTCATTACGACCAGTAACTATTCCGACATCAGCATCTAATATATCATTAGCCAAAGGAATACGGTTACTGTCTTTTATTTCTCTTAGCAAATCTATCTCCCTTGGATTTAAAAAGTATTTAGTCCATTTTTCAGTATCGTGTTGGATTTCTACAACTTCTGTTTCTGCTACCGCATCAAAATCAATATCATTAAGCTCTTCTAAATCGTTTAATTGTAAGACTCTAATTCCCTGAGCATTTGGAACTGACTTTTCACATAACAATAAAACTACTTCTTGCTGTATTCCGTCAAAGACTAATTTCTTAAATGTTACAATGGTAATTCGTTCGAAGAAATTTGAAAGAAATACTCTTGTTTGTTCAGCATACTTAACTTGAAATAATTCCGCAGGAATAACCATTCCTAACCTACCATTTTCATTAAGTAAAGAAGAGCAAATCACTAAGAATGGCACCCAAATATTTGTAAGTTTATTAGGTTTTAAGCCAATATCTTCCATCATTTTAATAGCAATATCTCTGTGTTCAGCTGGAAAATTCTGATACCGTATAAATGGCGGATTACCAATTATTGAATTATATGTAGCATTCTCTTGGTTTGAAATAAAACTAAAGAAATCATCATTTACTATTGTGTCATTGTTTAAACCAAAATTAGCTGCACGATTAGCAGCTTTTATTGCTTCCTCTGGTATAAGCTCAACACCTCTTAGTCTACCATATAGTTCATTACCGTTTACACCCAATTCACCGAATCTCTCAATAGCTGCTTGTATAAAATTTCCGTCCCCACAACTTGGCTCTAATACTAAATCGTCCTCATTTTGGATTGCCCAAGAACAAATGAACTCAGCAATTGGAGAAGGTGTATAATAGCCGCCTCTTAGCTTATCAAAATCAATATGTTGTTCTTTCTCTGCCATTTAAAATTCTATTGGTGCAACAAATAAGTTGTCGCCTGTTATGCAATCTATATCATCTTGAGTGAAGCCATATAAGACATCTATCTGATTGAATAGCTTGTTGTATAATCTGTTTGTTTTTCTTTGAAATATTCTCTTTTTTGCGTATCCACTTTCCGCTTTTAAACTCTGCTTGGTTTTTATAATAGACTTTACGTTTCTTACTATTGCATTATGTGCTTTTTTCTGGTCTTTATCAGCAAAGTCAATTTCTCTTATTGGTAGATTCTCAATAAACTGCTTGCCGTGAGAATAGTAATCTCCTCTAAATTCGCTTGCTCTGGATTTAACCATAGCTTCTAAAACTGGGTGAGAGAGTAAACCAGCTATGTAATAAATTGAATAGTTAGATTCTGAAGTGATTGAATAATATGGGCCATTACCACCACCTGTAAATTGAAAATTTGTTTCATCAATAATATAGCTTGGTTCTTGACTAAGAACAGGAAATACTATTTTATCTGTGTTGTGGAATTTAGTTAGACTTTGGCTTCTGCCGTATTGATACCATACTGGGTTTTTTCCGTTTATACTTCTTTTCTCTAATTTTTCCTTAAATAGTTTCAAGTACGCCCAACAATCTGGATAATCATTTTTAAAATCAGCTTCTTTAATTACTGTTGCTGTATCTCCTGCAATAGTGTAAGGAAAAATCATTTGACCATTTGCCGAAACAGTGTCAAAACTATTGAAACTAACATCATATAATGAGGGTTTGCATATTCCTTTTTCAACTTTATATTCTGTATCGCCTTTCGAAAAATAAAAGTGAGTAGCATCTTCTTTAGTTGGCGTGAAAATATAAATTGGGTCAGCACTGGTTTGTAACCCAACTGGAATTTCAGCAACAGACTTTAACGGCAGTGTTCCTTTTGAAATAATTCTTTGGAATAGCTTATCTGCATTTTCAGATACAAACACCCAAGGTGCAGCATTAAAATTAGTATTGGAATAATTGATAATTGGTGTAGTTTGAAATATATCAGTAGGAGCTAAATTATCTATTCTACTAAAGTCAAGATTTTCTTTTTCGTCTTTCACCAAAACAACAATAGCGGTATATGTGCTTCTGTTTGGGAAAAGCTGTGTAACTCCAAAATGAATAATTCTATCCAAGGACATACTGCTCGTAATATAAGCTCTTAGCTTCTTACCGCCTTTTACAATAAAGAATTTGTGAGGTACTATGTAACCAACACGTCCACCATCACAAAGTAGATTTATAGCCCTTTCAATAAATAGGTAGTATTTGTCAAACAAATCTTTTTTAGTATATGTATATGGGGAAAGTTTACTT
The genomic region above belongs to Dokdonia sp. Dokd-P16 and contains:
- a CDS encoding glycerophosphodiester phosphodiesterase family protein — encoded protein: MKKLLLPLLLVGILIAGCNPATEKTNTLQEFFSYTENGETLISAHRGGKSYAGYPENCLETMKYIKESIPNALFEIDVASSEDDVLFLMHDSSLERTTTGSGRVDQKDWATLSQLHLKDDFDTITNYKIPLFKDVLDWAKKENAILTVDIKRSVDPELVLRFIEDNDALAQSVIITYSMETAQQLYKLNPEVVLSVTIRNMEEFDTAASSGIPWKNMVAFTGTIASDPSLYAKLHEKGVMCMLGTLGNLDKKSKARGDVLYKEWVKLGIDVFATDRPLEVQKAISK
- a CDS encoding class I SAM-dependent methyltransferase; protein product: MAEKEQHIDFDKLRGGYYTPSPIAEFICSWAIQNEDDLVLEPSCGDGNFIQAAIERFGELGVNGNELYGRLRGVELIPEEAIKAANRAANFGLNNDTIVNDDFFSFISNQENATYNSIIGNPPFIRYQNFPAEHRDIAIKMMEDIGLKPNKLTNIWVPFLVICSSLLNENGRLGMVIPAELFQVKYAEQTRVFLSNFFERITIVTFKKLVFDGIQQEVVLLLCEKSVPNAQGIRVLQLNDLEELNDIDFDAVAETEVVEIQHDTEKWTKYFLNPREIDLLREIKDSNRIPLANDILDADVGIVTGRNEFFMLKKSQVAEWKLQDVTTKVVSKSNQLSGIIFNDSDFDENAKKDLPNKLFLPENTEFKNLDKNSKRYIKYGEEKEFHTGYKCRIRKKWYITPSLWIPQGFALRQVNRYPKLVLNHVEASSTDTIHRVRFLSDEFSPESIVVCFLNSLTFAFSEVTGRSYGGGVMTFEPSEIEELLIPVVEEHGIDVNFIDELIREDRIEEVLDIVDKAVLIDHYGFSLEETIEFRNIWKKMSDRRINRGKSAKSKPKKKVGLM
- a CDS encoding type II toxin-antitoxin system HigA family antitoxin; its protein translation is MNIKPIRNEADYKKALERLEILFDATMGTEEGDELEILAIVIDNYEKENFPIGMPDPISAINFRMEQMGLKQKDLVEMIGFKSRVSEIMNKKRKLTLEMIRNLNTTLHIPTDVLIQDY
- a CDS encoding GNAT family N-acetyltransferase, with the protein product MLETTRLRFEPISPQHLEDAADMFCTNNRVMASTLKGSVFTRSEFDSLLYTDFINEQEPVFGFWCVILKESNRFIGVSGIHKIKYQDNEYCEFGFILNDSQWGQGFATEIGHHWISYVTDTLKLSQIIATVSPHNLASRRVLEKLDMEYVDQITTKDRGDRIILGKTLS
- a CDS encoding TlpA disulfide reductase family protein codes for the protein MRKEKPVATKFKTILLRIFFVIVSVFLLSVSCKNDKTATKVDSFNLSVQAKNFPDSTKVVLYNRDIDKDIDSGFAVNERFDFSGTVALPSLSYLNFYDKNGKPLEPYKYFFLENTNMSVIGEYSDFLNAKVTGSEQTDLYTVYNALSQDSDTSNRFQKEVDFLYANANNQMALTELLYKKKQISKDSLLLFYEKLDTINTNSIKGQELLTYTKAIDIKAGDSFRDIKGTDLEGKQHKLSDYAGKVILLDFWAAGCRPCRLQNKKEFPELIKKYSKDDFVLISYSLDTDKKSWKQSSEKDNINWLNISDLQGMKGDNVSKYAVTAIPNSFLINQEGIIVRSFIGFTDGSNTIEKEINKLLE